One region of Caldimonas thermodepolymerans genomic DNA includes:
- the ahcY gene encoding adenosylhomocysteinase, producing MNAVLKPSAPAESAIADISLADWGRKEIRIAETEMPGLMAIREEYAASQPLKGARIAGSLHMTIQTAVLIETLQALGAQVRWASCNIFSTQDHAAAAIAATGTPVFAKKGETLEEYWDYTHRIFDFGAQGSEAEGPNMILDDGGDATLLMHLGKRAESDPSVLASPGSEEERILFAAIKAKLAQDPTWYSRKSAKIIGVTEETTTGVNRLKQMSARGELMFRAINVNDSVTKSKFDNLYGCRESLVDGIKRATDVMVAGKIAVVCGYGDVGKGSAQALRALSAQVWVTEIDPICALQAAMEGYRVVTMDYACDKADIFVTATGNKHVITFEHMAKMKDQAIVCNIGHFDNEIDVAALEAKCQWEEIKPQVDHVIFPDGKRIILLAKGRLVNLGCATGHPSYVMSSSFANQTIAQIELFTHPDGYDVGKVYTLPKHLDEKVARLQLKKLGAMLTELTDEQARYIGVPKEGPYKPDTYRY from the coding sequence ATGAACGCTGTCCTCAAACCCTCCGCGCCGGCCGAAAGCGCCATCGCCGACATCTCCCTCGCCGACTGGGGCCGCAAGGAAATCCGCATTGCCGAAACGGAAATGCCGGGCCTGATGGCCATCCGCGAGGAATACGCCGCCAGCCAGCCGCTCAAGGGCGCGCGCATCGCCGGCTCGCTGCACATGACCATCCAGACCGCGGTGCTGATCGAGACGCTGCAGGCGCTGGGCGCCCAGGTGCGCTGGGCCTCGTGCAACATCTTCTCGACCCAGGACCACGCCGCCGCGGCGATCGCCGCCACCGGCACGCCGGTGTTCGCGAAGAAGGGCGAGACGCTGGAGGAATACTGGGACTACACCCACCGCATCTTCGACTTCGGCGCGCAGGGCAGCGAGGCCGAAGGCCCGAACATGATCCTGGACGACGGCGGCGACGCGACGCTGCTGATGCACCTGGGCAAGCGTGCCGAGTCCGACCCCTCGGTGCTGGCCAGCCCGGGCAGCGAGGAAGAGCGCATCCTGTTCGCCGCGATCAAGGCCAAGCTCGCGCAGGACCCGACCTGGTACTCGCGCAAGAGCGCGAAGATCATCGGCGTCACCGAGGAGACCACCACCGGCGTGAACCGCCTGAAGCAGATGTCCGCGCGCGGCGAGCTGATGTTCCGCGCGATCAACGTCAACGACAGCGTCACCAAGAGCAAGTTCGACAACCTCTACGGCTGCCGCGAGTCGCTGGTCGACGGCATCAAGCGCGCCACCGACGTGATGGTGGCCGGCAAGATCGCCGTGGTGTGCGGCTACGGCGACGTGGGCAAGGGCTCGGCGCAGGCGCTGCGCGCGCTGTCGGCGCAGGTGTGGGTCACCGAGATCGACCCGATCTGCGCGCTGCAGGCCGCGATGGAAGGCTACCGCGTCGTGACGATGGACTACGCCTGCGACAAGGCCGACATCTTCGTCACCGCCACCGGCAACAAGCACGTCATCACCTTCGAGCACATGGCGAAGATGAAGGACCAGGCCATCGTGTGCAACATCGGCCACTTCGACAACGAGATCGACGTCGCCGCGCTGGAAGCCAAGTGCCAGTGGGAGGAGATCAAGCCGCAGGTCGACCACGTGATCTTCCCGGACGGCAAGCGGATCATCCTGCTGGCCAAGGGGCGCCTGGTGAACCTGGGCTGTGCCACCGGCCACCCGAGCTACGTGATGAGCTCGTCGTTCGCCAACCAGACCATCGCGCAGATCGAGCTGTTCACGCACCCTGACGGCTACGACGTCGGCAAGGTCTACACCCTGCCCAAGCACCTGGACGAGAAGGTGGCCCGCCTGCAGCTGAAGAAGCTGGGCGCGATGCTGACCGAGCTGACCGACGAGCAGGCCCGCTACATCGGCGTGCCCAAGGAAGGGCCGTACAAGCCCGATACGTACCGGTACTGA
- a CDS encoding AzlC family ABC transporter permease: MSSVTTPARFALGPALRRTLRHPEFRRGALDIGHVALGISAWGLVTGVAMVKSGLSVPMALFMSLLVFAGSAQLTALPLIASGAPIWVVWVAATCVNLRFVIFSAMWRPYFAPYPRWQRAVIGYFTGDVNYVLFMKRFPDPGPHPDALPYFWGGVAINWFGWQASSILGIVLANVIPLEWGLGFAGVLALLGITCSLLQDKVTWLAGGTAAAAAIAAYALPLRMNILLAVAAAVAVGLGIEAVERARRQARRDAQDRERA, encoded by the coding sequence ATGTCGTCCGTCACCACCCCCGCCCGCTTCGCCCTCGGCCCGGCCCTGCGCCGCACGCTGCGCCACCCGGAGTTCCGGCGTGGCGCGCTGGACATCGGCCACGTGGCGCTGGGCATTTCCGCCTGGGGCCTGGTCACGGGCGTGGCGATGGTCAAGAGCGGGCTGTCGGTGCCGATGGCCCTGTTCATGTCGCTGCTGGTGTTCGCCGGCAGCGCGCAACTGACCGCCCTGCCGCTGATCGCCTCCGGCGCGCCGATCTGGGTGGTGTGGGTCGCCGCCACCTGCGTGAACCTGCGCTTCGTGATCTTCAGCGCGATGTGGCGGCCCTACTTCGCCCCGTACCCGCGCTGGCAGCGTGCGGTGATCGGCTACTTCACCGGGGACGTGAACTACGTGCTGTTCATGAAGCGCTTCCCCGATCCCGGCCCGCACCCGGACGCCCTGCCGTACTTCTGGGGCGGCGTGGCGATCAACTGGTTCGGCTGGCAGGCCTCGTCCATCCTGGGCATCGTGCTGGCCAACGTGATCCCGCTGGAATGGGGGCTGGGCTTTGCCGGCGTGCTGGCGCTGCTGGGCATCACCTGCTCGCTGCTGCAGGACAAGGTCACCTGGCTGGCCGGCGGCACCGCCGCAGCTGCGGCGATCGCGGCCTACGCGCTGCCGCTGCGCATGAACATCCTGCTGGCCGTGGCCGCCGCGGTGGCCGTGGGCCTGGGCATCGAGGCGGTCGAGCGCGCCCGGCGCCAGGCCCGGCGCGACGCGCAGGACCGGGAGCGCGCCTGA
- the pyk gene encoding pyruvate kinase, with amino-acid sequence MSRATKIVATLGPASSSPEVLERMILAGVDVVRLNFSHGTAQDHIDRARLVREASERAGRQVAIMADLQGPKIRVGRFEGGKTQLEPGQRFILDAAWTDLGNNERVGLDYKELPRDVKPGDTLLLNDGLIVLTVERVVGDEVHTVVRLGGELSNNKGINKQGGGLTAPALTAKDMEDIRTAMSFQCEYLAVSFPKNATDMEMARQLANVAGEPWRHKPGLIAKIERSEAIPQLEAILKASDGIMVARGDLAVEVGNAAVPALQKRMIRMAREMDKVVITATQMMESMIVNPVPTRAEVSDVANAVLDGTDAVMLSAETATGKYPVETVEHMALIALEAERAEDISLDADFTNKRFGRIDQSIAMGALFTAHHLGCKAIVALTESGSTALWMSRHKIHVPIYALTSQPLSQRKMALYRNVHPMLMPSCTDRDTALAKAEALLVEQGLLRPGDTYAITCGEPMGYPGGTNMLKVCRVGG; translated from the coding sequence ATGTCGCGCGCCACCAAGATCGTCGCCACGCTGGGCCCCGCCTCCTCGTCGCCGGAGGTGCTGGAACGCATGATCCTCGCCGGGGTCGACGTCGTCCGGCTGAACTTCTCCCACGGCACGGCGCAGGACCACATCGACCGCGCCCGCCTGGTGCGCGAGGCCTCCGAGCGCGCGGGCAGGCAGGTGGCCATCATGGCCGACCTGCAGGGCCCCAAGATCCGGGTCGGCCGCTTCGAAGGAGGCAAGACCCAGCTGGAGCCCGGCCAGCGCTTCATCCTCGACGCCGCCTGGACCGACCTGGGCAACAACGAGCGCGTCGGGCTGGACTACAAGGAGCTGCCGCGCGACGTGAAGCCGGGCGACACGCTGCTGCTCAACGACGGGCTGATCGTGCTGACCGTCGAGCGCGTGGTCGGCGACGAGGTGCACACCGTCGTCCGGCTGGGTGGAGAGCTGTCCAACAACAAGGGCATCAACAAGCAGGGCGGCGGCCTGACCGCCCCGGCCCTGACGGCCAAGGACATGGAAGACATCAGGACCGCGATGAGCTTCCAGTGCGAGTACCTGGCCGTCTCGTTCCCGAAGAACGCCACCGACATGGAGATGGCACGCCAGCTCGCCAACGTGGCCGGCGAGCCGTGGCGCCACAAGCCGGGGCTGATCGCGAAGATCGAGCGAAGCGAGGCCATCCCGCAGCTGGAGGCCATCCTCAAGGCCAGCGACGGCATCATGGTCGCGCGCGGCGACCTGGCGGTGGAGGTCGGCAACGCCGCGGTGCCGGCGCTGCAAAAGCGCATGATCCGCATGGCGCGCGAGATGGACAAGGTGGTCATCACCGCGACGCAGATGATGGAGTCGATGATCGTCAACCCGGTGCCCACCCGCGCCGAGGTGAGCGACGTCGCCAACGCGGTGCTGGACGGCACCGACGCGGTGATGCTCAGCGCCGAGACCGCCACCGGCAAGTACCCGGTCGAGACCGTCGAGCACATGGCGCTGATCGCGCTGGAAGCCGAGCGCGCCGAGGACATCTCGCTGGACGCGGACTTCACCAACAAGCGCTTCGGCCGCATCGACCAGTCGATCGCGATGGGCGCGCTGTTCACCGCCCACCACCTGGGCTGCAAGGCCATCGTCGCGCTGACCGAATCGGGCTCGACCGCGCTGTGGATGAGCCGCCACAAGATCCACGTGCCGATCTACGCGCTGACCTCGCAGCCGCTGTCGCAGCGCAAGATGGCGCTGTACCGCAACGTGCACCCGATGCTGATGCCCAGCTGCACCGACCGCGACACCGCGCTGGCCAAGGCCGAGGCGCTGCTGGTCGAGCAGGGGCTGCTGCGCCCGGGCGATACCTACGCGATCACCTGCGGCGAGCCGATGGGCTACCCGGGCGGCACCAACATGCTCAAGGTCTGCCGCGTCGGCGGCTGA
- a CDS encoding DUF481 domain-containing protein → MSRSLLVAVLAAALPALAWSQVTVKPDGRWRHLFGAGASLSSGNSEASSFNLSADSVRATDHDKWMVTARAQYAKVAGETSAQRFGAGTQYDRDFSAQWFGFGRLELLHDRPANLALRRFVGSGVGHHFFRDDTGFWDATVGLGYTHDRFDEPSEVEGRLRRSYGRAELLLAEESSHTLTQSTKFRQKLTVLPVLEESGAWRAEFDTNLSVAMTERLSLTAGFTYRYNSHPGEGLKRGDALFVTGVSLRLD, encoded by the coding sequence ATGTCCCGTTCCCTGCTCGTCGCCGTGCTGGCCGCCGCCTTGCCGGCGCTGGCCTGGTCCCAGGTCACCGTCAAGCCGGACGGCCGCTGGCGGCACCTGTTCGGCGCCGGCGCCAGCCTGTCGTCCGGCAACAGCGAGGCCTCGAGCTTCAACCTGAGCGCCGACAGCGTGCGCGCCACCGACCACGACAAGTGGATGGTCACCGCGCGGGCCCAGTACGCCAAGGTGGCCGGCGAGACCTCGGCCCAGCGCTTCGGCGCCGGCACCCAGTACGACCGCGACTTCTCTGCGCAGTGGTTCGGCTTCGGCCGGCTGGAGCTGCTGCACGACCGTCCCGCCAACCTGGCGCTGCGCCGCTTCGTCGGCAGCGGCGTCGGCCACCACTTCTTCCGCGACGACACCGGCTTCTGGGACGCCACCGTGGGCCTGGGCTACACCCACGACCGCTTCGACGAGCCGTCCGAGGTGGAGGGGCGCCTGCGCCGCAGCTACGGCCGTGCCGAACTGCTGCTGGCCGAGGAGTCCAGCCACACGCTGACGCAGAGCACCAAGTTCCGCCAGAAGCTGACCGTGCTGCCGGTGCTGGAGGAATCCGGCGCCTGGCGGGCCGAGTTCGACACCAACCTGTCGGTGGCGATGACCGAACGCCTGAGCCTGACCGCCGGCTTCACCTATCGCTACAACAGCCACCCGGGGGAAGGGCTCAAGCGCGGCGACGCGCTGTTCGTCACCGGCGTGTCGCTGCGCCTGGACTGA
- a CDS encoding TlyA family RNA methyltransferase, whose product MTRADQLLVQRGLAPSRSAAQRLIERGAAQWKGPRGWTVLRKAGEELPEGVPLRVTDDAELRYVSRGGLKLEGALAATGLDVRGWTCLDVGQSTGGFTDVLLQCGAARVVGVDVGHGQLHGKLRGDARVTAYEGVNARALEDSAFGRETARHSFDLVVGDLSFISLERVLPALAPWLRPGGQALLLVKPQFEVGPQHVGKGGLVRDASQYARVEQRLREACAALGWRVRGWFDSPIAGGDGNREFFIWAQAPDA is encoded by the coding sequence ATGACGCGAGCGGATCAGTTGTTGGTACAGCGCGGACTGGCCCCGAGCCGGTCGGCCGCGCAGCGGCTGATCGAGCGCGGCGCGGCGCAGTGGAAGGGACCGCGCGGCTGGACGGTGCTGCGCAAGGCCGGCGAGGAACTGCCCGAGGGCGTGCCGCTGCGCGTGACCGACGACGCCGAGCTGCGCTACGTCTCGCGCGGCGGGCTGAAGCTGGAAGGCGCGCTCGCCGCCACGGGGCTGGACGTGCGGGGCTGGACCTGCCTGGACGTCGGGCAGAGCACCGGCGGCTTCACCGACGTGCTGCTGCAGTGCGGCGCCGCGCGCGTGGTCGGTGTGGACGTCGGGCACGGGCAGCTGCACGGGAAGCTGCGCGGCGATGCGCGCGTGACGGCGTACGAGGGCGTCAACGCGCGGGCGCTGGAGGACTCGGCGTTCGGGCGCGAGACCGCGAGGCACAGCTTCGACCTCGTCGTCGGCGACCTGTCCTTCATCTCGCTGGAACGCGTGCTGCCGGCGCTGGCGCCGTGGCTGCGGCCTGGCGGGCAGGCGCTGCTGCTGGTCAAGCCGCAGTTCGAGGTCGGGCCGCAGCATGTCGGCAAGGGCGGGCTGGTGCGCGACGCGTCGCAGTACGCGCGCGTCGAGCAGCGCCTGCGCGAGGCCTGCGCCGCGCTCGGCTGGCGCGTGCGCGGCTGGTTCGACAGCCCCATCGCCGGCGGGGACGGCAACCGGGAATTCTTCATCTGGGCGCAAGCGCCCGATGCGTGA
- a CDS encoding phosphoribosylaminoimidazolesuccinocarboxamide synthase: protein MTAALLNSSIRSLPLLARGKVRDNYAVGDDRILMVASDRLSAFDVVMGEPIPGKGALLTQMALFWFDKLAGIVPNHLTGEAPESVVAPDEVEQVRGRSMLVKRLKPLPVEAVVRGYLAGSGWKEYQQSGAVCGVALPPGLKNASKLPEPIFTPATKAEVGEHDENISFERMVAIVGRDLAEQVRDVSIRLYRTAAEYALTRGIIIADTKFEFGLDEQGRLTLMDEVLTPDSSRFWPVEGYQEGINPPSYDKQFVRDWLEQAQVDGKPWNKQAPAPALPADVIEKTAAKYREALTRLTAAA, encoded by the coding sequence GTGACCGCTGCCCTGCTGAATTCCTCGATCCGCTCCCTGCCCCTGCTCGCCCGCGGCAAGGTGCGCGACAACTATGCCGTCGGCGACGACCGCATCCTGATGGTCGCCAGCGACCGGCTGAGCGCCTTCGACGTCGTGATGGGCGAGCCCATCCCCGGCAAGGGCGCGCTGCTGACCCAGATGGCGCTGTTCTGGTTCGACAAGCTCGCGGGCATCGTGCCCAACCACCTGACCGGCGAGGCGCCCGAGAGCGTGGTCGCGCCCGACGAGGTCGAGCAGGTGCGCGGCCGCTCGATGCTGGTCAAGCGCCTCAAGCCCCTGCCGGTGGAGGCCGTGGTGCGCGGCTACCTGGCCGGCAGCGGCTGGAAGGAATACCAGCAGTCCGGCGCGGTGTGCGGCGTCGCCCTGCCGCCCGGGCTGAAGAACGCGAGCAAGCTGCCCGAGCCGATCTTCACCCCGGCCACCAAGGCCGAGGTCGGCGAGCACGACGAGAACATCAGCTTCGAGCGCATGGTGGCGATCGTCGGCCGCGACCTGGCCGAGCAGGTGCGCGACGTCTCGATCCGGCTGTACCGCACCGCGGCCGAGTACGCACTGACGCGCGGCATCATCATCGCCGACACCAAGTTCGAGTTCGGGCTGGACGAGCAGGGCCGCCTGACCCTGATGGACGAGGTGCTGACGCCCGACTCGTCGCGCTTCTGGCCGGTCGAGGGCTACCAGGAAGGCATCAACCCGCCCAGCTACGACAAGCAGTTCGTGCGCGACTGGCTGGAACAGGCCCAGGTCGACGGCAAGCCCTGGAACAAGCAGGCGCCCGCACCGGCCCTGCCCGCCGACGTGATCGAGAAGACCGCGGCCAAGTACCGCGAGGCGCTGACGCGCCTGACCGCGGCGGCCTGA
- a CDS encoding phosphoglycerate kinase: MNVLRFSDLIAQGKVQGRRVFIRADLNVPQDDSGRITEDTRIRASIPCIRMALDAGAAVMVTSHLGRPTEGEFKPEDSLAPVAARLGELLGREVPLVSDWVDGVDVQPGQVVLLENCRLNKGEKKNNEELAKKMAALCDIFVHDAFGTAHRAEASTYGIAQFAPVACAGPLLAAEIDAITKALDNPKRPLVAIVAGSKVSTKLTILQSLAKNVDQLVVGGGIANTFMLAAGLKIGKSLAEPDLVGEAKAVIEAMKARGAEVPIPADVVVAKEFKADAPATVKAATDVADDEMILDIGPQTAQALADKLKAAGTIVWNGPVGVFEFDAFAQGTETIARAIAASSAFSIAGGGDTLAAIAKYGIEKDVGYISTGGGAFLEVLEGKTLPAFEILSKRAAG; the protein is encoded by the coding sequence ATGAACGTACTGCGCTTTTCCGATCTGATCGCCCAAGGCAAGGTCCAGGGGCGTCGGGTGTTCATCCGCGCCGACCTGAACGTCCCGCAGGACGACAGCGGCCGCATCACCGAAGACACCCGCATCCGCGCATCGATTCCCTGCATCCGGATGGCGCTGGACGCGGGGGCCGCGGTGATGGTCACCTCGCACCTGGGCCGCCCCACCGAAGGCGAGTTCAAGCCGGAAGACTCGCTGGCCCCGGTCGCCGCGCGCCTGGGCGAGCTGCTCGGCCGCGAGGTGCCGCTGGTGTCCGACTGGGTCGACGGCGTGGACGTGCAGCCCGGCCAGGTCGTGCTGCTGGAGAACTGCCGCCTGAACAAGGGCGAGAAGAAGAACAACGAGGAGCTGGCGAAGAAGATGGCCGCGCTGTGCGACATCTTCGTGCACGATGCGTTCGGCACGGCGCACCGCGCCGAGGCCTCGACCTACGGCATCGCGCAGTTCGCGCCCGTCGCCTGCGCCGGCCCGCTGCTGGCCGCCGAGATCGACGCGATCACCAAGGCGCTGGACAACCCGAAGCGCCCGCTGGTGGCCATCGTCGCCGGCTCCAAGGTCTCGACCAAGCTGACCATCCTGCAGTCGCTGGCGAAGAACGTGGACCAGCTGGTGGTCGGCGGCGGCATCGCCAACACCTTCATGCTGGCCGCCGGGCTGAAGATCGGCAAGTCGCTGGCCGAGCCCGACCTGGTGGGCGAGGCCAAGGCCGTGATCGAGGCGATGAAGGCGCGCGGCGCCGAGGTGCCGATCCCGGCCGACGTGGTGGTGGCCAAGGAATTCAAGGCCGACGCGCCGGCCACCGTGAAGGCCGCCACCGACGTGGCCGACGACGAGATGATCCTCGACATCGGCCCGCAGACCGCGCAGGCCCTGGCCGACAAGCTCAAGGCCGCCGGCACCATCGTCTGGAACGGCCCGGTGGGCGTGTTCGAGTTCGACGCCTTCGCCCAGGGCACCGAGACCATCGCCCGCGCGATCGCCGCGTCGAGCGCCTTCAGCATCGCCGGCGGTGGCGACACCCTGGCGGCGATCGCCAAGTACGGCATCGAGAAGGACGTCGGCTACATCTCCACCGGCGGCGGTGCCTTCCTGGAGGTGCTGGAAGGCAAGACCCTGCCCGCTTTCGAGATCCTCAGCAAGCGCGCCGCGGGCTGA
- a CDS encoding OmpW/AlkL family protein, producing the protein MKQKYLLASLLGLAALAPVAAQADDTTPWMVRVRAVNIDSVNKDSTGLDLSVNDKVIPEVDISYFFTPNIAAELILTYPQKHDVRSAGAKIGSLKHLPPTLTLQYHFTDLGAFKPYVGAGVNYTRFSSVDLPAGVSIDKDSYGLALQAGVDYELTKNVYLNFDVKKVQIRTDVKAGGTKLGTLKVDPLLVGVGVGMRF; encoded by the coding sequence ATGAAGCAGAAGTACCTCCTCGCCTCGCTGCTCGGCCTGGCCGCCCTTGCCCCCGTCGCCGCCCAGGCGGACGACACGACGCCGTGGATGGTGCGCGTGCGCGCCGTCAACATCGACAGCGTCAACAAGGACAGCACCGGCCTGGACCTCAGCGTCAACGACAAGGTCATCCCCGAAGTCGACATCTCGTACTTCTTCACGCCCAACATCGCCGCCGAGCTGATCCTGACCTACCCGCAGAAGCACGACGTGCGCTCGGCCGGCGCGAAGATCGGCTCGCTCAAGCACCTGCCGCCGACGCTGACGCTGCAGTACCACTTCACCGACCTGGGCGCGTTCAAGCCCTACGTCGGCGCGGGCGTCAACTACACGCGCTTCTCCAGCGTCGACCTGCCCGCGGGCGTGAGCATCGACAAGGACAGCTACGGCCTGGCGCTGCAGGCCGGCGTCGACTACGAGCTGACCAAGAACGTCTACCTCAACTTCGACGTCAAGAAGGTGCAGATCCGCACCGACGTGAAGGCCGGCGGCACCAAGCTCGGCACGCTCAAGGTCGACCCGCTGCTGGTCGGCGTGGGCGTCGGCATGCGCTTCTGA
- the metF gene encoding methylenetetrahydrofolate reductase [NAD(P)H], with protein MTTTPTTRLPVSLEFFPPKTPEGVDKLAAVRQQLYALAPQYCSVTYGAGGSTQDGTLQTVQAILAEGVDAAPHFSCIGADQASIREKLQQFKTAGVRRIVALRGDLPSGYGGFGEFRYASDLVAFIRAETGDHFHIEVAAYPEMHPQARSPEADLQAFATKVRAGADAAITQYFFNGDAYFRFVDDVRRLGVEIPVIPGIMPITNSSQLMRFSDACGAEIPRWIRNRLQSFGDDKASIQAFGLDVVTALCERLRAGGAPGFHFYTMNQAGATLEICRRLQLL; from the coding sequence ATGACGACGACACCCACCACCAGGCTGCCGGTCAGCCTGGAGTTCTTTCCGCCCAAGACGCCCGAAGGCGTCGACAAGCTGGCCGCGGTGCGCCAGCAGCTGTACGCGCTGGCGCCCCAGTACTGCTCGGTGACCTACGGCGCCGGCGGCTCGACCCAGGACGGCACGCTGCAGACCGTGCAGGCCATCCTCGCCGAAGGCGTCGATGCCGCGCCGCACTTCTCGTGCATCGGCGCGGACCAGGCCAGCATCCGCGAGAAGCTGCAGCAGTTCAAGACCGCCGGCGTGCGGCGCATCGTCGCGCTGCGCGGCGACCTGCCCTCGGGCTACGGCGGCTTCGGCGAGTTCCGCTACGCCAGCGACCTGGTGGCCTTCATCCGCGCCGAGACCGGCGACCACTTCCACATCGAGGTCGCCGCCTACCCCGAGATGCACCCCCAGGCCCGCTCGCCCGAAGCCGACCTGCAGGCCTTCGCGACCAAGGTCCGCGCCGGCGCCGACGCGGCCATCACGCAGTACTTCTTCAACGGCGACGCCTACTTCCGCTTCGTCGACGACGTGCGCCGGCTGGGCGTGGAGATCCCGGTGATCCCCGGCATCATGCCGATCACCAACTCGTCGCAGCTGATGCGCTTCTCCGACGCCTGCGGCGCCGAGATCCCGCGCTGGATCCGCAACCGGCTGCAAAGCTTCGGCGACGACAAGGCCTCGATCCAGGCCTTCGGGCTGGACGTGGTCACGGCGCTGTGCGAGCGGCTGCGCGCCGGTGGCGCGCCGGGCTTCCACTTCTACACGATGAACCAGGCCGGCGCGACGCTGGAGATCTGCCGGCGCCTGCAGTTGCTCTGA
- the fba gene encoding class II fructose-bisphosphate aldolase (catalyzes the reversible aldol condensation of dihydroxyacetonephosphate and glyceraldehyde 3-phosphate in the Calvin cycle, glycolysis, and/or gluconeogenesis) — MPLVSMRQLLDHAAENGYGIPAFNVNNLEQVQAIMSAADEVGAPVIMQASAGARKYAGEGFLKHLIQAAVESYPHIPVVMHQDHGQSPDVCKGAIDLGFSSVMMDGSLQADGKTIASYEYNVEVTRQVVEMAHKLGVTVEGELGCLGSLETMKGDKEDGHGAEGTMTREQLLTDPEQAADFVKQTQLDALAIAIGTSHGAYKFTRKPTGDILAISRIKEIHARIPNTHLVMHGSSSVPQELLAEIRKYGGDMKETYGVPVEEIQEAIKYGVRKVNIDTDIRLAMTAAIRKFLHENPSKFDPREYLKPAREAAKAICKQRYLEFGCEGQGAKIKPVALAEMAKRYASGELAQIVQ, encoded by the coding sequence ATGCCACTCGTCTCGATGCGCCAACTGCTGGACCATGCCGCCGAAAACGGCTACGGCATCCCGGCGTTCAACGTCAACAACCTCGAACAGGTCCAGGCCATCATGAGCGCCGCCGACGAAGTCGGCGCGCCCGTGATCATGCAGGCCTCGGCCGGTGCCCGTAAGTACGCCGGCGAAGGCTTCCTGAAGCACCTGATCCAGGCCGCGGTGGAGTCCTATCCGCACATCCCGGTGGTGATGCACCAGGACCACGGCCAGAGCCCGGACGTCTGCAAGGGCGCCATCGACCTGGGCTTCAGCTCGGTGATGATGGACGGCTCGCTGCAGGCCGACGGCAAGACCATCGCCAGCTACGAGTACAACGTCGAGGTCACGCGCCAGGTGGTCGAGATGGCCCACAAGCTGGGCGTGACCGTCGAAGGCGAGCTGGGCTGCCTGGGCTCGCTGGAAACGATGAAGGGCGACAAGGAGGACGGCCACGGCGCCGAGGGCACGATGACCCGCGAGCAGCTGCTGACCGACCCCGAGCAGGCCGCCGACTTCGTCAAGCAGACCCAGCTGGACGCGCTGGCCATCGCCATCGGCACCAGCCACGGCGCCTACAAGTTCACCCGCAAGCCCACCGGCGACATCCTGGCGATCAGCCGCATCAAGGAAATCCACGCCCGCATCCCCAACACCCACCTGGTGATGCACGGCTCGTCCTCGGTGCCGCAGGAGCTGCTGGCCGAGATCCGCAAGTACGGCGGCGACATGAAGGAAACCTACGGCGTGCCGGTCGAGGAAATCCAGGAAGCCATCAAGTACGGCGTGCGCAAGGTCAACATCGACACCGACATCCGCCTGGCGATGACGGCGGCGATCCGCAAGTTCCTGCACGAGAACCCGTCCAAGTTCGACCCGCGCGAGTACCTCAAGCCCGCGCGCGAGGCCGCCAAGGCGATCTGCAAGCAGCGCTACCTCGAGTTCGGCTGCGAAGGCCAGGGCGCTAAAATCAAGCCCGTTGCGCTGGCCGAGATGGCCAAGCGCTACGCCTCCGGCGAGCTGGCGCAGATCGTCCAGTGA
- a CDS encoding AzlD domain-containing protein has translation MATWEIIVTILGLAVITVVTRGFFMLPDRELPMPDWVKRGLRYAPLAALIAVIAPEVLMTQGDFIATWQDARLPAVVAASAYYFWRRGILGTIVTGMAVYLPLHIGLGW, from the coding sequence ATGGCCACCTGGGAGATCATCGTCACGATCCTCGGCCTGGCCGTGATCACCGTGGTCACACGCGGCTTCTTCATGCTGCCCGACCGCGAGCTGCCGATGCCCGACTGGGTCAAGCGCGGGCTGCGCTACGCCCCGCTGGCGGCGCTGATCGCGGTCATCGCGCCCGAGGTGCTGATGACCCAGGGCGACTTCATCGCCACCTGGCAGGACGCGCGCCTGCCCGCTGTGGTGGCGGCCAGCGCCTACTACTTCTGGCGCCGCGGCATCCTCGGCACCATCGTGACCGGCATGGCGGTCTACCTGCCGCTGCACATCGGCCTCGGCTGGTGA